A window of the Thiomicrospira microaerophila genome harbors these coding sequences:
- a CDS encoding biotin--[acetyl-CoA-carboxylase] ligase: MNYDLINLETVDSTNAFLKQHLKVNKVYRPLVCVTQRQTAGYGQRQRAWLTNAQSCIFSIAYPLVQGDPIAPSLSLKLAISLHRSLTQLVPESLWLKWPNDLYDLQGKVAGILIEVAKTSEAQSCLIIGIGINRHALLSAQRQVGASALSYFDTEDLLALLMQNLSSLVMQQHDYDYWALHDYLSLGEAVSLISHDNATIQKQGLYQGIDNDGSAKIDTGQSELMRLSSGWSIRKRSEKAKSLSG, encoded by the coding sequence TTGAATTACGATTTGATAAACCTAGAAACCGTTGATTCAACCAATGCCTTTTTAAAACAACACCTTAAGGTTAACAAGGTTTATCGACCTCTAGTCTGTGTTACACAGCGTCAGACCGCTGGCTATGGTCAGCGACAACGCGCTTGGCTCACCAATGCGCAATCCTGTATTTTTTCGATTGCTTACCCTCTCGTGCAGGGCGATCCGATAGCGCCTAGCTTAAGTCTTAAGCTCGCCATTTCATTGCATCGTTCCTTAACGCAACTGGTACCTGAAAGCTTATGGCTTAAATGGCCGAATGATCTATATGATCTGCAAGGCAAGGTGGCAGGCATATTGATCGAGGTTGCGAAAACATCAGAGGCACAATCCTGTTTGATTATTGGCATCGGTATCAATCGACACGCTTTATTGTCAGCACAGCGTCAGGTTGGAGCCAGTGCGTTGAGTTATTTTGATACAGAAGATCTGTTAGCGCTTTTGATGCAAAATCTGAGTTCGTTAGTGATGCAGCAACATGATTATGACTACTGGGCTTTGCATGATTACTTATCACTGGGAGAGGCAGTAAGCCTCATTTCGCATGATAATGCCACTATTCAAAAGCAGGGTTTATATCAAGGGATTGATAACGATGGTTCGGCTAAGATCGACACAGGACAGTCTGAATTAATGCGGCTATCAAGTGGCTGGTCAATTAGAAAACGGTCTGAAAAAGCCAAGAGCCTGTCGGGTTAA
- a CDS encoding chemotaxis protein CheB — protein MDLSKQTTPEVTPFWVIIGASAGGLDALKELLSDLDNELPAIYLIAQHLDPKHPTILRDLLARITDIPVELVDHDLTPKPRGIYIVSPGHNAMVKQGQIRLTPAAEIGPKPSINLLLHSVAEDLGEKAIAVILSGTGTDGAQGVSAIKAAGGLAIAQTETSAKYSGMPNAAIDTGAVDLILPPEKMAEELKSYIQSSGTLLQKIAVPQAKTTLESIFQKLLDQTGYDFSGYKLKTIQRRIARRMAVHKLVAVDDYLTLLSSSSVEIESLFKDLLISVTDFFRDPEAFADLELVIDRLVEQHQEGEQIRVWVAGCAGGEEAYSISILFHQARQKYKKGVHFQIFATDIDEGALSTARKGQFSLSQIKNLAPELLKQYFIEKDGQFIIHKSIRDQVVFARQNLVMDPPFSRLDLISCRNVLIYFSLDLQKQVFQTFHFALKPNGYLFLGKSESASSTTPELFDAYQKRSQLFIRKKTSLSNRMDHVSSAVSVARTKQRRDIGRPLMQDKNSIITQLDQILLDQMVPTVVVVDTSGHVMHIRGDVSRYLCFPQGRIDTNILTLVRDDIKVDVRALLQKAKRDGHASTQALFYKHDDAESALFITVKRVEIQDAGPQEVFIVSFTLVDLSDAFVSGTGLLTEDAVISNDNLRKEVAIFKERLQTSIEELETTNEELQSTNEELQSANEELQSANEELQTANEEMQSTNEELSTVNQELEVKTYELEQVNNDLENMLAKMNEVIVLVDNRLRVQRMTKLAGEVLGIDNRALGQTLTTLGMQIDIPNLRQELLNVIETEQEVTVRVRRGSVVYHLRMVAYKSDVVKVVGVMMFFENAMHKSKIDPTVDCHVTLKHLADYLPFTLISIDELGVMSFVSPKIKALLGYDASELLHQNVRVLMPEPYASHHDGYLHDFISGKTKGVMAKWRDVTALHQNGERILLKLKVEDTWINAERHFLGYLCLPEQCDEPSQSS, from the coding sequence ATGGATTTAAGCAAGCAGACCACACCGGAGGTAACACCTTTTTGGGTCATAATTGGTGCCTCAGCGGGTGGACTCGATGCTCTCAAAGAACTCCTATCTGATCTGGATAACGAACTGCCAGCAATTTATCTAATTGCTCAGCATTTAGACCCTAAGCACCCCACTATTTTGCGTGACTTGCTTGCGCGTATCACCGATATTCCTGTTGAACTTGTAGATCATGATCTTACTCCAAAGCCGCGAGGCATTTATATTGTATCCCCTGGTCATAATGCGATGGTCAAGCAAGGACAAATTAGGTTGACCCCTGCTGCAGAAATTGGCCCTAAACCTTCTATCAATTTATTGTTACATAGTGTAGCTGAAGACCTGGGTGAAAAAGCGATTGCGGTGATTCTATCTGGCACCGGTACCGATGGGGCGCAGGGTGTGAGTGCAATTAAAGCGGCGGGAGGATTAGCTATTGCTCAAACCGAGACTAGTGCAAAATATTCCGGCATGCCGAATGCAGCGATTGATACTGGCGCAGTTGACTTAATTTTACCCCCGGAAAAGATGGCGGAAGAATTAAAGAGCTATATCCAATCTTCAGGTACGCTGTTGCAAAAAATAGCGGTGCCGCAAGCTAAAACGACCTTAGAGTCGATTTTTCAGAAGCTGTTGGATCAAACTGGTTATGATTTTAGTGGTTACAAGTTAAAAACAATTCAACGGCGTATTGCTCGGCGTATGGCGGTACATAAACTCGTTGCAGTGGATGATTATTTAACGCTGCTAAGTTCTTCAAGTGTTGAGATCGAAAGTCTGTTCAAAGACCTGCTTATTTCAGTAACTGATTTTTTCCGTGATCCAGAAGCCTTTGCCGATCTTGAGCTCGTGATAGACCGCCTTGTAGAACAACACCAAGAAGGCGAACAAATTAGGGTATGGGTTGCTGGTTGTGCTGGTGGCGAAGAGGCTTACTCCATTTCAATACTATTTCACCAAGCAAGGCAAAAATATAAAAAAGGCGTGCATTTTCAGATTTTTGCAACCGATATTGATGAGGGTGCGCTTAGCACCGCTCGCAAGGGTCAGTTTAGTCTTTCACAAATTAAAAACCTAGCCCCTGAGCTTTTGAAGCAGTATTTCATTGAAAAAGATGGTCAGTTCATTATCCATAAGTCCATTCGTGATCAAGTGGTTTTTGCCCGTCAAAACCTGGTTATGGATCCACCGTTTTCTCGGCTAGATTTAATCAGTTGCCGTAACGTATTGATTTATTTTTCACTTGATTTGCAAAAACAGGTCTTCCAAACCTTCCATTTTGCTCTGAAGCCGAATGGCTATTTATTCTTAGGAAAATCGGAATCTGCATCCTCTACCACACCTGAATTATTTGATGCTTATCAAAAACGTAGCCAACTATTTATACGAAAAAAAACCAGTCTTTCTAACCGTATGGATCATGTATCCAGTGCAGTATCGGTCGCGCGAACCAAGCAGCGCCGTGATATTGGCAGACCCTTGATGCAAGATAAAAACAGTATTATCACTCAGCTTGATCAAATCCTTCTCGATCAAATGGTGCCGACCGTGGTGGTGGTCGATACATCGGGCCATGTAATGCATATTCGCGGTGATGTCAGCCGCTATCTGTGCTTTCCACAAGGGCGTATTGATACCAATATTTTGACCTTAGTGCGCGATGATATTAAAGTCGATGTCAGAGCCTTATTACAAAAAGCAAAACGTGATGGGCATGCTTCGACCCAAGCCTTGTTTTATAAGCATGATGACGCAGAAAGTGCGCTGTTTATTACGGTCAAAAGAGTTGAAATTCAGGATGCTGGCCCCCAAGAAGTTTTTATAGTCAGTTTTACTCTGGTGGATTTATCGGATGCGTTTGTCAGTGGCACAGGGTTGTTGACTGAAGATGCAGTGATTAGTAATGACAACCTGCGAAAAGAAGTGGCGATTTTTAAAGAACGCCTGCAAACCTCGATCGAAGAATTGGAAACCACGAATGAAGAGTTGCAATCAACCAACGAAGAATTGCAATCGGCGAATGAGGAATTGCAATCAGCCAACGAAGAGTTACAAACCGCCAACGAAGAAATGCAGTCCACCAACGAAGAGTTATCTACGGTTAATCAGGAATTAGAAGTTAAAACCTACGAGTTGGAGCAGGTTAACAATGATCTTGAAAATATGCTGGCTAAGATGAATGAGGTCATTGTGTTGGTAGATAACCGACTGCGTGTTCAACGTATGACCAAGCTGGCCGGTGAAGTATTGGGTATTGATAATCGTGCTTTAGGTCAAACTTTAACTACGCTGGGTATGCAGATTGATATCCCGAACTTGCGCCAAGAATTACTGAATGTGATTGAAACTGAGCAGGAGGTGACGGTTCGAGTGCGACGTGGTTCGGTTGTCTATCATTTGCGCATGGTGGCCTATAAGTCGGATGTGGTTAAGGTGGTGGGTGTGATGATGTTTTTTGAAAATGCGATGCACAAATCTAAAATTGATCCAACTGTGGATTGTCATGTGACCTTGAAACATCTCGCTGATTATTTACCTTTTACCTTGATTAGTATTGATGAACTGGGGGTGATGAGTTTTGTCAGTCCTAAAATTAAAGCCTTGTTAGGTTATGATGCGTCTGAATTACTGCATCAGAATGTGCGGGTGTTGATGCCAGAACCCTATGCCAGTCATCATGATGGTTATTTGCACGATTTTATCTCAGGAAAAACCAAAGGGGTCATGGCAAAATGGCGTGATGTGACCGCTTTACATCAAAATGGTGAGCGAATACTGTTAAAGCTTAAAGTTGAAGATACCTGGATTAATGCAGAAAGGCATTTTTTAGGCTATTTGTGTTTGCCGGAGCAGTGTGATGAACCTTCCCAATCAAGCTAG
- a CDS encoding YkgJ family cysteine cluster protein gives MDDYNPCLSCGVCCTHFRVSFYWAEAEAFLGGVVPVDYTEDINDRFKCMKGTNPQNGEPRRCIALQGEIGQSIYCSIYENRPNPCRDYPLWLEDGSINPKCQELRALYGLPPVDPPFNPPQSPNTPPIEPQVA, from the coding sequence ATGGATGACTATAATCCATGCTTGTCTTGTGGTGTCTGTTGTACGCATTTTCGCGTTTCGTTTTATTGGGCCGAAGCGGAAGCTTTTTTGGGCGGCGTCGTGCCGGTGGACTATACCGAAGATATTAATGATCGGTTTAAATGTATGAAGGGCACTAATCCGCAAAACGGTGAGCCACGTCGTTGTATCGCGTTGCAAGGTGAAATTGGTCAATCCATTTATTGTTCCATCTATGAAAATCGGCCAAACCCTTGCCGCGATTATCCATTATGGCTGGAGGACGGGTCGATTAACCCCAAGTGTCAAGAACTGCGTGCGCTTTATGGCTTGCCGCCGGTAGATCCACCGTTTAATCCACCGCAAAGTCCAAATACCCCGCCGATTGAGCCACAAGTCGCCTAA
- a CDS encoding L-threonylcarbamoyladenylate synthase has protein sequence MQDLIEQAKRKIQNGEVIAYPTEAVFGLGCDPFNQQAVEQILLLKQRPVEKGLILVAAKPQALADLTELYHQVWSQQVFDSWQNPAQAITWILPKTALCPDWISGQHDSVAVRVSHHPVVQALCAEGVLVSTSANPASLEPARSCHQVKDYFDDQVWCLQAELGGLTQPSQIWHAQTGKRLR, from the coding sequence ATGCAGGATCTGATTGAACAAGCAAAACGAAAAATTCAAAACGGTGAAGTGATTGCTTATCCAACCGAAGCGGTTTTTGGTTTGGGTTGTGATCCGTTTAATCAGCAAGCGGTTGAACAGATTTTGCTGTTAAAGCAACGCCCGGTTGAAAAAGGGTTGATTTTGGTGGCGGCTAAACCCCAAGCCTTGGCCGATTTAACGGAATTATATCACCAGGTCTGGTCGCAACAGGTATTCGATTCTTGGCAAAATCCGGCGCAAGCGATCACTTGGATTTTACCGAAAACCGCCTTGTGTCCAGACTGGATTAGCGGTCAGCATGACTCGGTAGCGGTGCGTGTCAGTCATCATCCGGTGGTGCAGGCATTGTGTGCTGAGGGGGTATTGGTGTCTACCTCAGCCAATCCAGCCAGCCTAGAACCCGCACGCTCATGCCACCAGGTTAAAGATTATTTTGATGATCAAGTTTGGTGTTTGCAGGCAGAATTAGGCGGGCTAACCCAACCCTCACAAATCTGGCACGCCCAAACCGGCAAGCGATTACGCTGA
- a CDS encoding extracellular solute-binding protein, which yields MKKLFALLLATSVIGLSACSKDADQNNSSELDVKQEANKVVVYSSRAEHLIKPLFDQFTAQTGIDVQFQTGNANALIERLRAEGANSPADILMTVDAGNLWYAADQGLFQSLNSDTIAQNIPSHLRDPEQLWTGLSVRARTFVYHSDKVNAEDLSSYEDLADPKWQGRLCLRTSGSVYNKSLVAAMIDHHGEKTTADLVTGWVNNLATKPTARDVHVMDAILAGQCDVGLVNTYYYGRLEAETPNTPLKLAWANQQTTGTHINVSGAGILKHANQPNNARKLIEWLSSEDAQKIYGALNREYPANPNIALDPQVAAWGEFKQDQLNLRQVGVLQQTATMLINRVGYE from the coding sequence ATGAAAAAACTCTTCGCACTACTTTTGGCGACCAGTGTTATTGGATTAAGCGCATGCTCCAAAGACGCTGACCAAAACAATTCAAGCGAGCTGGATGTTAAACAAGAAGCTAACAAGGTTGTTGTTTACTCTTCACGTGCAGAACACTTGATTAAACCTCTATTTGACCAATTCACTGCCCAAACCGGTATAGACGTCCAGTTTCAAACAGGTAATGCCAATGCGCTAATTGAAAGACTAAGAGCTGAAGGCGCGAACTCACCGGCAGATATATTAATGACCGTGGATGCAGGCAACCTCTGGTATGCAGCAGACCAAGGACTTTTTCAGTCTTTAAACAGCGATACCATAGCGCAAAATATTCCGTCTCATTTGCGTGATCCGGAACAACTTTGGACTGGACTTTCGGTGCGTGCTCGCACTTTTGTTTACCATTCTGACAAGGTCAATGCTGAAGATTTGTCGAGTTATGAAGACTTAGCCGATCCAAAATGGCAAGGTCGTTTATGTTTGCGGACTTCAGGTTCGGTCTACAATAAGTCTTTAGTCGCTGCAATGATAGATCATCATGGAGAAAAAACGACAGCCGACTTGGTAACCGGGTGGGTAAACAACCTTGCAACAAAACCTACCGCCCGAGATGTTCATGTTATGGACGCAATTTTGGCAGGTCAATGTGATGTCGGTTTAGTAAACACCTATTATTATGGTCGTTTAGAAGCCGAAACCCCGAATACTCCTCTCAAACTAGCATGGGCAAATCAACAGACCACAGGTACCCACATTAACGTTTCGGGCGCAGGAATTTTAAAACATGCTAACCAACCCAACAATGCGCGTAAGTTAATTGAATGGTTATCCTCTGAAGATGCACAAAAAATTTATGGCGCGCTGAATCGTGAATACCCTGCTAATCCGAATATCGCTCTTGACCCTCAGGTTGCCGCTTGGGGTGAGTTTAAACAAGATCAGTTGAATCTGCGCCAAGTCGGTGTTTTGCAACAAACCGCTACCATGTTGATCAACCGCGTCGGTTATGAATAA
- a CDS encoding cation diffusion facilitator family transporter → MEVTAKQRAQQAKKVTFLAIWVDGAIGLVKVITGLLVNSAALIADGIHSLSDLLTNFFVLAANHYGNQGPDSDHPYGHGRIETLATLFMGGVLILVALGIVFASAQRFFSGTSIPEPGIWAITIALISLLLKEVLFHITMRVARRIHSKLLEANAWHSRSDSLSTLVVLIALIGAEFGYGWLDTVAAVIVGLMVGKIGLNLILDSSKELVDTALPEKTQKAMCQLARAVPGVLGVHDLRTRQSAGRTMVDFHLVVSPRISISEGHEIGNEVSRRLRKQFSKITDLTFHIDPEDDEGRGDPSLQPGLPLRPKIEALLKERWQALSLWNDIQDIDLHYLNGGVILVIHLDENTGFNSDETLRLLKSQINDINWIKNIELIHHAK, encoded by the coding sequence ATGGAAGTAACAGCAAAACAGAGAGCACAACAAGCTAAAAAAGTCACGTTTCTGGCTATTTGGGTCGATGGCGCCATTGGACTTGTCAAAGTGATTACCGGTTTGCTGGTTAATTCTGCCGCACTGATTGCCGATGGCATTCATTCTCTCTCTGATCTGTTAACTAACTTTTTTGTACTCGCCGCCAATCACTATGGCAACCAAGGACCTGACTCGGACCACCCTTATGGTCATGGTCGGATTGAAACCCTTGCGACCTTGTTTATGGGCGGGGTATTGATTCTGGTTGCACTGGGTATTGTCTTTGCCAGTGCTCAACGTTTTTTTTCCGGCACAAGCATTCCAGAACCCGGCATTTGGGCAATCACCATTGCGCTGATTTCATTGCTTTTAAAAGAGGTGCTGTTCCACATCACCATGCGTGTGGCCCGACGTATTCATTCAAAGTTATTAGAGGCCAATGCTTGGCACTCGCGTTCTGATTCTTTATCCACCCTCGTGGTTTTGATTGCACTAATAGGTGCAGAATTTGGCTATGGCTGGTTAGATACGGTTGCGGCAGTGATTGTCGGTTTAATGGTAGGGAAAATTGGTTTAAATCTCATTTTAGACTCCAGTAAAGAGTTAGTGGATACCGCGCTACCTGAAAAAACTCAAAAAGCTATGTGTCAATTAGCTAGGGCCGTGCCGGGAGTTTTGGGGGTTCATGATTTACGAACACGTCAGTCCGCTGGACGCACGATGGTTGATTTTCACCTGGTGGTTTCGCCAAGAATCAGCATTTCAGAAGGCCATGAAATTGGTAATGAAGTCAGCAGACGACTACGAAAACAATTCTCTAAAATTACCGACTTAACCTTTCATATTGACCCGGAAGATGATGAAGGCCGTGGTGATCCCAGTCTGCAGCCCGGCTTACCGCTAAGACCTAAAATTGAAGCCTTATTAAAAGAACGCTGGCAGGCGCTCAGCCTATGGAATGACATTCAGGATATAGATTTACATTATCTAAACGGTGGCGTCATCCTCGTTATTCATCTAGACGAAAACACCGGTTTTAACTCAGACGAGACGTTAAGATTGTTAAAATCACAGATCAACGATATTAACTGGATAAAAAACATCGAACTGATTCATCACGCAAAATAA
- a CDS encoding ABC transporter permease, whose product MNSKLTWQLSLWALIILISLPLLRLLSAWFEPSTEVWQHLYQTLLFNLISNTLWLLFGVAIGVTLLGVVMAWFVTMCEFPGRKWLEWMLFLPFAFPAYVLGFVYLGLFDFPGPVQSFLREHTAWSGLDIRQGSLGIIIVMTLVLYPYVYMLARNAFYSQGNGLIESARLLGYNAYGVFWRVSVPLARPAIAAGVMLALMETLADFGTVSIFNYSTLTSGIFSVWEDFRSLQAAAQLSTALLGIAILLILIERWSRGRARYDTSKRMSSRPYKLKGVKAWSVTLLVSSLVFLAFVLPVIQLLVWAFSTLTVEWDSRYLDWISNSFMLAFGAAFLTVGLAVIVNSVRMQARLSWPLKVGIRFANLGYALPGSVLAVGIMLLIIDLGELISPGTGIWLSSGVFALLLAYMVRFLAVAYGPVESSFDTITPSMTEAARSLGATTSRLVSHVYFPILKPGLVIAGFMVAVDVMKELPATYLLRPYGWDTLAIRIYELSSEGLYDRAAIPSLMLLMLGLASLYMVHLINKRYKIRAR is encoded by the coding sequence ATGAATTCTAAACTAACCTGGCAACTATCACTTTGGGCACTGATTATTTTAATCAGCTTGCCCCTTTTGCGTTTATTGTCGGCATGGTTTGAACCCAGCACCGAGGTATGGCAACATCTTTATCAAACGCTGCTGTTTAACCTGATTAGCAATACACTCTGGTTATTGTTTGGTGTTGCCATTGGTGTCACGCTACTTGGGGTGGTGATGGCTTGGTTTGTCACCATGTGCGAATTTCCAGGTCGCAAATGGTTAGAATGGATGTTGTTTTTGCCTTTTGCCTTTCCCGCCTATGTGCTCGGCTTTGTTTACCTAGGGTTGTTTGATTTTCCTGGTCCGGTGCAAAGCTTTCTTCGTGAGCATACCGCCTGGTCGGGGCTAGATATTCGTCAAGGCAGCTTAGGCATTATTATCGTGATGACACTGGTGCTTTATCCTTATGTCTACATGCTGGCACGCAATGCCTTCTATAGCCAAGGCAATGGCTTGATCGAGAGTGCTCGTTTGCTAGGATATAACGCCTATGGTGTGTTCTGGCGAGTTTCGGTTCCCCTTGCTCGTCCGGCGATTGCTGCTGGAGTTATGCTTGCTTTAATGGAAACGCTTGCTGATTTTGGTACCGTTTCTATTTTCAATTACTCCACTCTAACCAGCGGCATTTTTAGTGTTTGGGAAGATTTTCGCTCACTTCAAGCCGCCGCACAACTTTCTACTGCTTTACTGGGTATTGCTATTTTACTGATCCTGATAGAACGCTGGAGCCGAGGCCGTGCGCGTTATGATACCAGTAAACGCATGAGCTCGCGCCCTTACAAACTTAAAGGCGTGAAAGCTTGGTCTGTAACCCTATTAGTCAGCAGCCTGGTATTCTTAGCGTTTGTTTTACCGGTTATTCAGCTATTGGTTTGGGCATTTAGTACGCTCACTGTAGAATGGGATAGCCGATATCTTGATTGGATTAGCAACAGTTTTATGCTTGCATTTGGGGCTGCATTTTTAACCGTCGGCTTAGCGGTGATTGTCAACAGTGTCAGGATGCAGGCGCGATTATCCTGGCCGTTAAAGGTCGGTATTCGGTTTGCCAATTTAGGCTATGCCCTGCCAGGTTCGGTTTTGGCCGTTGGCATTATGTTATTGATTATCGACCTGGGTGAATTGATCAGTCCGGGAACAGGTATTTGGTTAAGCTCTGGCGTATTTGCTTTGTTGTTAGCCTATATGGTGCGATTCTTAGCCGTGGCCTATGGCCCGGTCGAGAGCAGCTTTGATACCATCACCCCCTCGATGACCGAGGCCGCACGTAGTTTGGGCGCAACAACATCTCGATTGGTATCCCATGTTTATTTTCCAATATTAAAGCCAGGCCTGGTAATCGCTGGCTTTATGGTCGCAGTCGATGTAATGAAAGAATTACCGGCAACCTATTTATTGCGCCCCTACGGTTGGGACACACTCGCGATTCGTATCTATGAACTCAGCTCCGAAGGCTTGTATGATCGTGCCGCCATTCCGTCTTTGATGCTGTTAATGCTTGGCCTAGCCAGCTTGTATATGGTTCACCTGATTAACAAACGCTATAAAATCCGCGCGCGTTAA
- a CDS encoding putative bifunctional diguanylate cyclase/phosphodiesterase, which produces MNLPNQARFNDEDCTHLARDIVAYREENSRLNEERQTLEQAFANLEQRISELEAELELQLREENRAQTEDSFYKVLFQDVPTPLILVSPHGEFLKLNAAAAEFLGVSAQEILNKNFRKYLSRDSRIQFIKLLQQLQQFNQTLRYEKVLTLTNERAFTMSVRKLFDLNQKAPPILLSLLEVSLKQMTNQSMRLASTIIEQIREGLMITNHKGQIIKVNHAFTEITGYDEEDALGKTPNILHSGRHAQQFYRDMWSEIHHHGWWAGEVWNKRKTGEIFPEWLQISRIKDEVTGKIFFAATFSDITDRKYHQNQLDRLAFYDSLTGLPNRTLFNQTLDARLARIKTEQAHQVAVMFLDLDKFKDVNDHYGHAEGDLVLREATQRIVSRIRENDMTARIGGDEFVLVLSRIQHKQDAEQVAKDLLKLLAKPFITEKGRHFLSASIGIAFAPNDGLNVEDLMRRADAAMYMAKNKSRNTYQVFESEQEEKLIVSNAMLKLVRLAIDHPKQHIQMHYQPIFSADQPDKPIHYEALIRLVDTHGKLVYPNLFIELAEQHGLIGQLGMALFKKVCEDIASHALDKNVKVAVNLSPLQFYIENLAEKLSSIAEKSDLNLTRFYFEVTETATMQNLSLMISVLSELRSQGAQIMLDDFGTGYASLSMLKNIPVNVLKIDQSFVFELAESQQTQSLVRAMIGMAQALGLQTIAEGVETQQQMDWLIEQGAEALQGYYLGRPNAEFLA; this is translated from the coding sequence ATGAACCTTCCCAATCAAGCTAGATTTAACGACGAAGACTGCACCCATCTAGCCCGAGATATTGTCGCTTATCGTGAAGAAAACTCGCGTTTAAATGAAGAGCGCCAAACTTTGGAGCAGGCTTTCGCGAATCTTGAACAGCGTATTAGCGAGTTAGAAGCTGAACTTGAGTTGCAGTTAAGGGAGGAAAATCGGGCTCAGACCGAAGATTCATTTTATAAAGTCTTATTCCAAGATGTTCCGACTCCTCTAATATTAGTCAGCCCTCACGGTGAGTTTTTGAAATTAAATGCTGCCGCTGCCGAGTTTCTTGGTGTGAGTGCTCAAGAGATTTTGAATAAAAACTTTCGAAAATACCTAAGCCGAGACAGTCGGATACAGTTTATTAAACTTTTACAGCAATTACAGCAATTTAATCAAACCCTTCGTTATGAGAAAGTACTTACCTTGACTAATGAACGTGCATTTACGATGAGCGTTCGTAAGTTGTTTGACCTCAATCAAAAAGCCCCGCCGATTTTGCTATCCTTGCTTGAAGTGTCGCTAAAACAGATGACTAACCAATCAATGCGTTTAGCCTCCACGATTATTGAGCAAATTCGCGAAGGTTTAATGATTACCAATCATAAAGGCCAGATCATCAAGGTTAATCATGCCTTTACAGAAATCACAGGTTATGACGAAGAAGATGCCCTCGGTAAAACGCCGAACATTTTGCATTCTGGACGTCACGCTCAACAATTTTATCGGGACATGTGGTCTGAGATTCACCACCATGGTTGGTGGGCGGGTGAGGTGTGGAATAAACGCAAAACCGGGGAAATATTTCCTGAGTGGTTACAAATCAGTCGGATTAAAGATGAGGTGACCGGTAAGATATTTTTTGCGGCTACCTTTTCGGACATCACAGACCGGAAGTATCATCAGAATCAGCTAGACCGTTTAGCTTTTTATGATAGCTTGACGGGTTTGCCGAATCGTACCTTGTTTAATCAAACATTGGATGCTCGTTTAGCTCGGATCAAAACCGAGCAAGCGCATCAAGTGGCAGTTATGTTTTTAGATTTAGACAAGTTTAAAGACGTGAATGATCATTATGGTCATGCAGAGGGAGATTTGGTATTACGCGAAGCGACCCAGCGTATTGTATCTCGTATTCGTGAAAATGACATGACCGCTCGGATAGGGGGTGACGAGTTTGTACTGGTATTAAGCCGTATTCAGCACAAACAGGATGCCGAGCAGGTGGCAAAAGATCTACTTAAATTGCTTGCAAAACCTTTTATTACCGAAAAAGGGCGCCATTTTTTAAGTGCGTCGATTGGCATTGCTTTTGCGCCCAATGATGGGCTGAATGTGGAAGATTTGATGCGTCGTGCAGATGCGGCGATGTATATGGCAAAAAACAAAAGTCGCAATACGTACCAAGTATTTGAATCGGAGCAAGAAGAAAAGTTAATTGTGTCAAATGCGATGTTGAAGCTAGTCAGATTGGCGATTGATCATCCCAAACAGCATATTCAAATGCATTACCAACCGATTTTTAGTGCAGATCAACCTGATAAACCTATTCATTATGAAGCCTTGATCCGCTTAGTAGATACGCATGGAAAACTTGTTTATCCCAATCTATTCATTGAGCTGGCTGAACAACATGGTTTGATTGGTCAGTTGGGTATGGCCTTATTTAAAAAGGTGTGTGAAGACATTGCTAGCCACGCGTTAGATAAAAACGTTAAGGTTGCAGTTAATCTGTCACCCTTACAGTTTTATATTGAAAACCTGGCTGAAAAATTATCGAGCATTGCTGAAAAATCAGACTTAAACTTGACGCGTTTTTATTTTGAAGTTACTGAAACCGCGACCATGCAAAATCTTTCGTTAATGATCAGTGTGCTCTCAGAGTTAAGAAGTCAAGGCGCTCAGATTATGCTCGATGACTTTGGGACGGGCTATGCTTCGTTATCAATGCTAAAAAATATTCCGGTTAACGTGTTAAAAATTGATCAGTCCTTTGTGTTTGAGTTGGCTGAGTCACAGCAAACACAATCTTTGGTTAGGGCGATGATCGGTATGGCGCAGGCGCTGGGGTTGCAAACAATTGCGGAAGGGGTTGAAACGCAGCAGCAGATGGATTGGTTAATTGAACAGGGTGCCGAGGCGCTTCAAGGCTATTATCTGGGGCGACCCAATGCTGAGTTTTTGGCTTGA